One genomic region from Streptomyces sp. NBC_01431 encodes:
- a CDS encoding AIM24 family protein → MSAPVIFDPYSLPADDNVNKYTFCVELKSSQWFLQKGKMIAYYGHIEFNGIGHGRLDRLLRTSFHSPLHASDWVVADGSGKMLLADRAFDVNSYDLDDGNLTIRSGNLLAYQPSLALKQSIVPGFLTLIGTGKFVAASNGPVVFMEPPIRVDPQALVGWADCPSPCHHYDHGYMTGVLGGIRSLTGLGGTSGEEHQFEFVGAGTVLLQSTEVLMPEQSTGRVDAEPGVPGGGQGGHGQQSAAPRLPGQLGDLQRRFGL, encoded by the coding sequence GTGAGCGCGCCCGTGATCTTCGATCCGTACTCGCTGCCGGCGGACGACAACGTCAACAAGTACACCTTCTGCGTGGAGCTCAAATCGAGCCAGTGGTTCCTGCAGAAGGGCAAGATGATCGCCTACTACGGGCACATCGAGTTCAACGGCATCGGCCACGGCCGGCTCGACCGGCTGCTGCGGACCAGCTTCCACTCGCCGCTGCACGCGAGCGACTGGGTGGTGGCGGACGGCAGCGGCAAGATGCTGCTCGCGGACCGCGCCTTCGATGTGAACAGTTACGACCTGGACGACGGCAATCTGACGATCCGGTCCGGCAACCTGCTCGCCTACCAGCCCTCGCTCGCACTGAAGCAGTCGATCGTGCCGGGCTTCTTGACCTTGATCGGCACCGGGAAGTTCGTGGCCGCCTCCAACGGTCCCGTCGTCTTCATGGAGCCCCCGATCAGGGTGGACCCGCAGGCGCTGGTCGGCTGGGCGGACTGCCCTTCACCCTGCCACCATTACGACCACGGCTACATGACGGGCGTCCTGGGCGGAATCCGGTCACTCACCGGGCTCGGGGGAACCTCGGGCGAGGAGCACCAGTTCGAGTTCGTGGGGGCCGGAACGGTGCTGCTCCAGTCGACCGAGGTCCTCATGCCGGAGCAGTCGACCGGGCGGGTGGACGCCGAGCCGGGCGTGCCGGGCGGCGGCCAGGGCGGGCACGGGCAGCAGAGCGCGGCACCGCGTCTTCCCGGCCAGCTCGGGGACCTGCAACGTCGCTTCGGCCTGTGA
- a CDS encoding MarR family winged helix-turn-helix transcriptional regulator, whose protein sequence is METETATNWLSDDEQCAWRTYLDVNRMLTYQMEKDLQPFGLTNNDYEILVNLSESADKRMRMSDLAAATLQSKSRLSHQITRMENAGLVRRENCESDRRGLFAVLTDHGTETMEKVAPHHVASVRRHFIDLLSGEALADLRESLVPVAEHLRGHRGKL, encoded by the coding sequence ATGGAGACCGAGACGGCCACGAACTGGCTGAGCGATGACGAGCAGTGCGCCTGGCGCACCTATCTGGACGTCAACAGGATGCTGACGTACCAGATGGAGAAGGATCTGCAGCCGTTCGGCCTGACCAACAACGACTACGAGATCCTGGTGAACCTCTCGGAGTCGGCCGACAAACGGATGCGGATGAGCGACCTGGCGGCCGCCACCCTGCAGTCCAAGAGCCGGCTCTCGCACCAGATCACCCGCATGGAGAACGCGGGTCTGGTCCGGCGCGAGAACTGCGAGTCGGACCGGCGCGGGCTCTTCGCGGTCCTCACCGACCACGGTACGGAGACCATGGAGAAGGTCGCCCCCCACCACGTGGCCTCCGTGCGCCGTCACTTCATCGATCTGCTGTCGGGCGAGGCTCTCGCGGATCTACGCGAGTCACTGGTCCCGGTCGCGGAGCACCTGCGCGGACACCGCGGGAAGCTCTGA
- the meaB gene encoding methylmalonyl Co-A mutase-associated GTPase MeaB, with the protein MVDVPELVAQAREGRPRAVARLISLVEGASPQLREVMAALAPLAGGAYVVGLTGSPGVGKSTSASALVTAYRRAGKRVGVLAVDPSSPFSGGALLGDRVRMSEHASDPGVYIRSMATRGHLGGLAWAAPQAIRVLDAAGCEVILVETVGVGQSEVEIASQADTSVVLLAPGMGDGIQAAKAGILEIGDVYVVNKADRDGADATARELNHMLGLGESRGPGEWRPPIVKTVAARGEGIDEVVEALEKHHAWMAEHGVLAERRRARAAHEVETIAVTALRERIGSLHGDRRLDALAARIVDGALDPYAAADDLVAGLTEQA; encoded by the coding sequence ATGGTGGACGTCCCCGAACTGGTGGCCCAGGCCCGGGAAGGCCGGCCCAGGGCCGTCGCCCGGCTGATCTCGCTGGTCGAGGGGGCGTCCCCGCAACTGCGCGAGGTCATGGCGGCGCTGGCTCCGCTGGCGGGCGGCGCGTACGTCGTGGGACTCACGGGCTCGCCGGGTGTCGGCAAGTCGACATCCGCCTCGGCCCTTGTCACCGCCTACCGGCGGGCCGGGAAGCGGGTCGGCGTCCTGGCCGTCGACCCGTCCTCGCCGTTCTCGGGCGGCGCGCTGCTCGGCGACCGGGTCCGGATGTCGGAGCACGCCTCCGACCCCGGCGTCTACATCCGCTCGATGGCGACCCGGGGCCACCTGGGGGGCCTGGCCTGGGCTGCACCCCAGGCGATCCGGGTCCTGGACGCGGCGGGCTGCGAGGTGATCCTGGTCGAGACGGTGGGCGTCGGCCAGTCCGAGGTCGAGATCGCCTCGCAGGCCGACACGTCCGTCGTGCTGCTCGCCCCCGGCATGGGCGACGGCATTCAGGCGGCCAAGGCGGGCATCCTCGAAATCGGTGACGTGTACGTCGTCAACAAGGCGGACCGCGACGGTGCGGACGCCACGGCCCGCGAGCTCAACCACATGCTGGGCCTGGGCGAGTCCCGCGGCCCCGGCGAGTGGCGCCCGCCCATCGTCAAGACGGTGGCCGCGCGGGGCGAGGGCATCGACGAGGTCGTGGAGGCGCTGGAGAAGCACCACGCGTGGATGGCCGAACACGGCGTCCTCGCCGAGCGCCGCCGGGCCCGCGCGGCCCACGAGGTCGAGACGATCGCGGTGACCGCCCTGCGCGAACGCATCGGCTCGCTGCACGGCGACCGCCGCCTGGACGCGCTGGCGGCCCGCATCGTGGACGGCGCCCTGGACCCGTACGCGGCGGCGGACGACCTGGTGGCAGGCCTGACCGAACAGGCCTGA
- a CDS encoding acetyl-CoA C-acetyltransferase, with amino-acid sequence MSGTTGTTSVIVAGARTPMGRLLGSLKSFSGADLGGFAIKAALDRAGIGGDQVQYVIMGQVLQAGAGQIPARQAAVKAGIPMNVPALTINKVCLSGLDAIALADQLIRAGEFDIVVAGGQESMTNAPHLLPKSREGFKYGAIEMLDAMAYDGLTDSFENIPMGESTEKHNSRLGIARPEQDEIAAASHQRAAAAQKNGIFEAEITPVEIPQRKGDPVLFAKDEGIRADTTVESLGKLRPAFAKDGTITAGTSSQISDGAAAVVVMSKAKAEELGLEWIAEIGAHGNVAGPDNSLQSQPSNAIRHAVGKEGITVEDLDLIEINEAFAAVAFQSMKDLGVSPEKVNVNGGAIALGHPIGMSGARVVLHLALELKRRGGGVGAAALCGGGGQGDALIVRVPGK; translated from the coding sequence ATGTCTGGAACGACCGGTACCACCTCAGTGATCGTCGCGGGCGCCCGTACGCCCATGGGCCGTCTGCTCGGCTCCCTCAAGTCCTTCTCCGGCGCCGATCTCGGCGGCTTCGCCATCAAGGCGGCTCTGGACCGGGCCGGCATCGGCGGCGACCAGGTGCAGTACGTGATCATGGGCCAGGTGCTCCAGGCCGGGGCCGGCCAGATCCCCGCCCGCCAGGCCGCCGTCAAGGCCGGCATCCCCATGAACGTCCCCGCGCTCACCATCAACAAGGTGTGCCTGTCGGGCCTGGACGCGATCGCGCTGGCCGACCAGCTGATCCGAGCGGGCGAGTTCGACATCGTGGTCGCCGGTGGCCAGGAGTCCATGACCAACGCGCCGCACCTGCTGCCGAAGTCCCGCGAGGGCTTCAAGTACGGCGCGATCGAGATGCTCGACGCCATGGCGTACGACGGTCTGACCGACTCCTTCGAGAACATCCCGATGGGAGAGTCGACCGAAAAGCACAACTCGCGCCTGGGTATCGCCCGTCCCGAGCAGGACGAGATCGCGGCGGCCTCGCACCAGCGGGCCGCGGCCGCCCAGAAGAATGGCATCTTCGAGGCCGAGATCACCCCGGTCGAGATCCCGCAGCGCAAGGGCGACCCGGTCCTGTTCGCCAAGGACGAGGGCATCCGCGCCGACACGACCGTCGAGTCCCTGGGCAAGCTGCGCCCCGCCTTCGCCAAGGACGGCACGATCACCGCCGGCACCTCCTCGCAGATCTCGGACGGCGCGGCCGCGGTCGTCGTCATGTCCAAGGCCAAGGCCGAGGAGCTGGGCCTTGAGTGGATCGCCGAGATCGGCGCCCACGGCAACGTGGCGGGCCCCGACAACTCGCTCCAGTCGCAGCCGTCCAACGCGATCCGGCACGCGGTCGGCAAGGAGGGCATCACGGTCGAGGACCTCGACCTGATCGAGATCAACGAGGCCTTCGCGGCGGTCGCCTTCCAGTCAATGAAGGACCTCGGGGTGTCCCCTGAAAAGGTGAATGTGAACGGCGGCGCCATCGCGCTCGGCCACCCGATCGGCATGTCCGGCGCCCGCGTCGTACTGCACCTCGCCCTCGAACTGAAGCGCCGCGGCGGCGGCGTCGGCGCGGCCGCCCTGTGCGGCGGCGGCGGCCAGGGTGACGCGCTGATCGTGCGCGTCCCCGGCAAGTAG
- the mce gene encoding methylmalonyl-CoA epimerase, with translation MLTRIDHIGIACFDLDRTVEFYRATYGFEVFHTEVNEEQGVREAMLKINETSDGGASYLQLLEPTREDSAVGKWLAKNGEGVHHIAFGTGDVTADSEAIRDKGVRVLYDQPRTGSMGSQITFLHPKDCHGVLTELVTSAPEGSAGH, from the coding sequence ATGCTGACGCGAATCGACCACATCGGGATCGCCTGTTTCGACCTCGACCGGACCGTCGAGTTCTACCGTGCGACGTACGGCTTCGAGGTGTTCCACACCGAGGTCAATGAAGAACAGGGCGTGCGCGAGGCCATGCTCAAGATCAACGAGACCTCCGACGGCGGGGCCTCCTACCTCCAGCTCCTGGAGCCGACCCGCGAGGACTCCGCGGTCGGCAAGTGGCTCGCCAAGAACGGCGAGGGCGTGCACCACATCGCCTTCGGCACCGGCGACGTCACGGCCGACTCCGAGGCCATCCGGGACAAGGGCGTCCGGGTCCTGTACGACCAGCCGCGGACGGGTTCGATGGGCTCGCAGATCACCTTCCTGCACCCCAAGGACTGCCACGGCGTGCTCACCGAACTCGTCACTTCCGCACCGGAGGGCAGCGCCGGCCACTGA
- the scy gene encoding polarized growth protein Scy, protein MRGYERQETQSHRPDDHLSRFEAEMDRLKTEREKAVQHAEDLGYQVEVLRAKLHEARRNLATRPAYDTANVGYQAEQLLRNAQMQAEQLRTDAERELRDARAQTQRILQEHAEHQARLQAELHAEAVSRRQRLDQELAERRATVESHVNENVAWAEQLRARTEAQARRLMEESRAEAEQSLAAARAEATRIAEEARQRLGAEAESARAEAEATLLRARKDAERLLNAASTQAQEATSHAEQLRTTTTAEADQARQHAAELSRAAEQRMQEAEAALREARAEAERAVTEAKEAAAKQLATAESANEQRTRTAKTEIARLVAEATKESEALKSEAEQALEDAKAEAERLRTEAAESARTSAAEDTAAQLAKAARTAEEVLTKASENARETTRKASEEAERIRHEAEAEAQRLRGEAAEQADQLKGAAKDDTKEYRAKTVELQEEARRLRGEAEQLRAEAVAEGERIRGEARREAVQQIEEAAKTAEELLAKAKADADEVRTAAGNESERVRNEAVERANTLRRQAEETLERTRAEAERMRTEAEEQAERTTTDAERAAVELREETERAIAARQAEAAEELTRLHTEAEQRHASAEQALTEARAEGERIRREAAEETERIRTEAAERIRTLQAQAEQEAERLRTEAAADASAARSEAESAAARLRGEASAEAERLKSEAQETADRMRAEAAAAAERVGTEAAEALAAAQEEAVRRRREAEETLDSARAEADSERSQAREQSEELLASARRRVEEAQAEAQRLGEEADRRATELVSAAEQTAKDVRDSVSGLREEAEQEIAGLRSAAEHAAERTTTEAQEEADRVRAEAHAERERAAEDAAGIRTRVQEESEAAKALAERTVADAMAEAEKARSDASEYAQRMRTEASDALASSEQDAARTRAEAREDANRIRSDAASQADRLVTEATAEAERLAAESTAEAERLTTEARQVRVEGQAEADALRAEAREEAERVTSAALAEAEQVTTAAREHAERVTSKADADAERTTNEANAYAELVTTEARADAGSTLGAATAEAEQILADARAESDRILDEARQAADKRRADAAVQADQLIGEASGEAERLRAEAADTVGSAQQAAERIRAEAEKMRARTEEAAETTRTEARAEADRLLDEARTAAAKRRADAAEQADQLINKAQEEALRAATEAEEQADTMVGAARKEAERIVAESTVEGNSLVEKARTDADELLAGARADATAIRERTEEVRSRTEAEIEELHERARRESAEQMKTAGERVDKLVAAATEQAAEAQAKAKELLSDANSEAGKVRIAAVKKAEALLKEAETKKAELIREATKLRDDAADEARRTVEEGKRELDVLVRRRKDINAEISRVQDVLEALESFETPASGTKAAPTGGPSAGVKAGAAAGSTRSSGKSSES, encoded by the coding sequence GTGCGGGGCTACGAACGCCAGGAGACCCAGAGCCACCGGCCTGACGACCACCTCTCGCGGTTCGAGGCCGAGATGGACCGGCTGAAGACCGAGCGGGAGAAGGCCGTTCAGCACGCCGAGGATCTCGGTTACCAGGTCGAAGTGCTGCGCGCCAAGCTCCACGAGGCGCGCCGCAATCTCGCGACCCGTCCCGCCTACGACACGGCGAACGTCGGCTACCAGGCCGAACAGTTGCTCCGCAACGCCCAGATGCAGGCCGAGCAGTTGCGCACCGACGCCGAGCGCGAGCTGCGTGACGCCCGCGCCCAGACCCAGCGCATCCTCCAGGAGCACGCCGAGCACCAGGCGCGCCTCCAGGCCGAGCTGCACGCCGAGGCCGTCAGCCGCCGCCAGCGCCTCGATCAGGAGCTGGCCGAGCGGCGGGCCACCGTCGAGTCGCACGTCAACGAGAACGTGGCGTGGGCCGAGCAGCTGCGGGCCCGCACCGAGGCGCAGGCCCGCCGGCTCATGGAGGAGTCCCGCGCCGAGGCCGAGCAGTCGCTCGCGGCGGCCCGCGCGGAGGCCACCCGTATCGCCGAGGAGGCCCGCCAACGGCTCGGCGCCGAGGCCGAGTCGGCCCGCGCCGAGGCGGAGGCCACGCTGCTGCGCGCCCGCAAGGACGCCGAGCGGCTCCTCAACGCGGCCTCCACACAGGCCCAGGAGGCCACCTCCCACGCCGAGCAGCTGCGTACGACCACCACCGCCGAGGCCGACCAGGCGCGCCAGCACGCCGCCGAGTTGAGCCGGGCCGCCGAGCAGCGGATGCAGGAGGCGGAGGCCGCGCTGCGCGAGGCGCGCGCCGAGGCCGAGCGGGCGGTCACCGAGGCCAAGGAGGCCGCGGCCAAGCAGCTCGCGACCGCCGAGTCCGCCAACGAGCAGCGCACCAGGACCGCGAAGACCGAGATCGCGCGGCTGGTCGCGGAGGCCACCAAGGAGTCCGAGGCCCTCAAGTCCGAGGCCGAGCAGGCACTTGAGGACGCGAAGGCGGAGGCCGAGCGGCTGCGCACGGAGGCTGCCGAGTCGGCGCGCACCAGTGCCGCCGAGGACACCGCGGCCCAGCTCGCCAAGGCCGCGCGCACCGCCGAAGAGGTTCTGACCAAGGCGTCCGAGAACGCCCGGGAGACCACCCGCAAGGCCTCCGAGGAGGCCGAGCGGATCCGCCACGAGGCGGAGGCCGAGGCGCAGCGGCTGCGCGGCGAGGCCGCCGAGCAGGCCGACCAGCTCAAGGGCGCGGCCAAGGACGACACCAAGGAGTACCGGGCCAAGACGGTCGAGCTCCAGGAGGAGGCCCGCCGGCTGCGCGGCGAGGCCGAGCAGTTGCGTGCCGAGGCGGTCGCCGAGGGCGAGCGGATCAGGGGCGAGGCGCGGCGCGAGGCCGTCCAGCAGATCGAGGAGGCGGCGAAGACCGCCGAGGAGCTGCTCGCCAAGGCGAAGGCCGACGCGGACGAGGTGCGCACCGCCGCGGGCAACGAGTCCGAGCGCGTACGCAACGAAGCGGTGGAGCGGGCCAACACGCTGCGCAGGCAGGCCGAGGAGACCCTGGAGCGCACCCGCGCCGAGGCCGAGCGGATGCGCACCGAGGCCGAGGAGCAGGCCGAGCGGACCACAACGGACGCCGAGCGGGCGGCAGTTGAGCTGCGCGAGGAGACCGAGCGGGCGATAGCGGCCCGCCAGGCCGAGGCCGCCGAGGAACTGACCCGCCTGCACACCGAGGCCGAGCAGCGCCACGCCTCCGCCGAGCAGGCCCTCACCGAGGCCCGCGCCGAGGGCGAGCGGATCCGGCGCGAGGCCGCCGAGGAGACCGAGCGGATCCGCACCGAGGCCGCCGAACGCATCCGTACGCTCCAGGCGCAGGCCGAGCAGGAGGCGGAACGTCTTCGCACCGAGGCCGCCGCCGATGCGTCGGCTGCCCGTTCCGAGGCGGAGAGCGCGGCGGCCAGGCTGCGCGGCGAGGCGTCCGCGGAGGCCGAGCGGCTCAAGTCCGAGGCGCAGGAGACGGCCGACCGGATGCGCGCGGAGGCCGCGGCCGCCGCCGAGCGGGTCGGCACGGAGGCCGCAGAGGCGCTGGCCGCCGCCCAGGAGGAGGCCGTCCGGCGTCGCCGCGAGGCCGAGGAGACCCTCGACTCGGCGCGCGCCGAGGCGGATTCGGAGCGCTCCCAGGCCCGCGAGCAGAGCGAGGAGCTGCTGGCTTCGGCCCGCAGGCGGGTCGAGGAGGCGCAGGCCGAGGCGCAGCGGCTCGGCGAGGAGGCCGACCGGCGCGCCACCGAGCTGGTGTCGGCGGCCGAGCAGACTGCCAAGGACGTACGGGATTCGGTGTCCGGGCTCCGCGAGGAGGCCGAGCAGGAGATCGCGGGGCTGCGCAGCGCGGCCGAGCACGCGGCGGAGCGCACCACGACCGAGGCGCAGGAGGAGGCGGACCGGGTCCGCGCCGAGGCGCACGCGGAGCGCGAGCGCGCCGCCGAGGACGCGGCCGGCATCCGCACCCGCGTCCAGGAGGAGTCCGAGGCCGCCAAGGCGCTGGCCGAGCGGACCGTCGCGGACGCCATGGCCGAGGCGGAGAAGGCCCGTTCGGACGCCTCCGAGTACGCGCAGCGGATGCGTACCGAGGCTTCCGACGCGCTGGCCTCCTCCGAGCAGGACGCGGCCCGCACCCGGGCCGAGGCGCGCGAGGACGCCAACCGGATCCGTTCGGACGCCGCGAGCCAGGCCGACCGCCTGGTCACCGAGGCGACCGCGGAGGCCGAGCGGCTCGCGGCGGAGTCCACCGCCGAGGCCGAGCGGCTTACCACCGAGGCCCGGCAGGTACGCGTCGAGGGGCAGGCCGAGGCCGACGCGCTGCGCGCCGAGGCGCGCGAGGAGGCCGAGCGGGTCACCTCCGCGGCGCTCGCGGAGGCCGAGCAGGTGACGACGGCCGCGCGCGAGCACGCCGAGCGCGTCACCTCCAAGGCCGACGCGGACGCCGAGCGCACCACCAACGAGGCCAACGCCTATGCCGAGTTGGTCACCACCGAGGCACGCGCGGACGCGGGTTCGACGCTGGGCGCGGCCACTGCCGAGGCCGAGCAGATCCTCGCCGACGCCCGCGCCGAGTCCGACCGGATCCTCGACGAGGCGCGCCAGGCCGCCGACAAGCGCCGGGCGGACGCGGCGGTCCAGGCCGACCAGCTCATCGGGGAGGCGAGCGGCGAGGCCGAGCGGCTGCGCGCCGAGGCCGCCGACACGGTGGGCTCCGCCCAGCAGGCCGCCGAGCGCATCCGCGCGGAGGCGGAGAAGATGCGGGCCCGCACGGAGGAGGCCGCCGAGACGACGCGGACCGAGGCCCGCGCGGAGGCGGACCGGCTGCTCGACGAGGCCCGCACCGCGGCGGCCAAGCGGCGCGCGGACGCCGCCGAGCAGGCCGACCAGCTCATCAACAAGGCGCAGGAGGAGGCGCTGCGCGCCGCCACCGAGGCCGAGGAGCAGGCCGACACGATGGTCGGCGCGGCCCGCAAGGAGGCCGAGCGGATCGTCGCCGAGTCGACCGTCGAGGGCAACTCCCTGGTGGAGAAGGCCCGTACGGACGCCGATGAGCTGCTGGCCGGCGCTCGCGCGGACGCCACCGCCATAAGGGAGCGGACCGAGGAGGTGCGCTCGCGCACCGAGGCGGAGATCGAGGAACTGCACGAGCGGGCCCGGCGCGAGAGCGCGGAGCAGATGAAGACGGCGGGCGAGCGCGTCGACAAGCTGGTGGCGGCCGCCACCGAGCAGGCCGCCGAGGCGCAGGCGAAGGCCAAGGAGCTGCTGTCGGACGCCAACTCGGAGGCCGGCAAGGTCCGTATCGCCGCGGTGAAGAAGGCGGAGGCGCTGCTCAAGGAGGCCGAGACCAAGAAGGCCGAGCTGATCCGCGAGGCGACGAAGCTGCGCGACGACGCGGCGGACGAGGCGCGCCGCACGGTGGAGGAGGGCAAGCGCGAACTGGACGTCCTGGTACGGCGGCGCAAGGACATCAATGCCGAGATCTCGCGCGTCCAGGACGTACTTGAGGCGCTGGAGTCGTTCGAGACTCCGGCTTCGGGCACCAAGGCCGCGCCCACCGGCGGTCCTTCGGCGGGGGTCAAGGCAGGTGCGGCGGCTGGGTCAACCCGTTCGAGTGGCAAGTCCTCGGAGAGCTAG
- a CDS encoding cellulose-binding protein, with the protein MSDTSSPFGFELVRRGYDRGQVDDRITKLVADRDSALARITSLEKRIEELHLETQNAQAQVNDAEPSYAGLGARVEKILRLAEEEAKDLREEARRAAEQHRELAESAAQQVRNDAESFASERKAKAEDEGVRIVEKAKGDASQLRSEAQKDAQSKREEADALFEETRAKAAQAAADFETNLAKRREQSERDLASRQAKAEKRLAEIEHRAEQLRLEAEKLRTDAERRARQTVETAQRQAEDIVADANAKADRIRSESERELAALTNRRDSINAQLTNVREMLATLTGAAVAAAGSPVDDEPVSRGVPAQQTR; encoded by the coding sequence ATGAGCGACACATCCTCCCCCTTCGGCTTCGAGCTCGTGCGGCGTGGTTACGACCGCGGTCAGGTGGACGACCGCATTACCAAGCTCGTCGCCGACCGTGACAGCGCTCTGGCACGGATCACTTCTCTGGAAAAGCGCATCGAGGAGCTCCACCTCGAAACGCAGAACGCCCAGGCCCAGGTGAACGACGCGGAGCCGTCGTACGCGGGTCTGGGTGCGCGGGTCGAAAAGATCCTGCGGCTCGCCGAGGAAGAGGCCAAGGACCTGCGCGAGGAGGCCCGCCGGGCCGCCGAGCAGCACCGCGAACTCGCCGAGTCCGCCGCCCAGCAGGTGCGCAACGACGCGGAATCGTTTGCCTCCGAGCGCAAGGCGAAGGCCGAGGACGAGGGCGTCAGGATCGTCGAGAAGGCGAAGGGTGACGCCTCTCAGCTCCGTTCCGAGGCGCAGAAGGACGCGCAGTCCAAGCGCGAGGAGGCGGACGCGCTCTTCGAGGAGACCCGCGCCAAGGCCGCTCAGGCCGCCGCGGACTTCGAGACGAACCTCGCCAAGCGCCGCGAGCAGTCGGAGCGCGACCTGGCGTCGCGTCAGGCCAAGGCCGAGAAGCGCCTCGCGGAGATCGAGCACCGCGCGGAGCAGCTCCGCCTGGAGGCCGAGAAGCTGCGTACGGACGCGGAGCGCCGGGCGCGCCAGACGGTGGAGACGGCGCAGCGCCAGGCCGAGGACATCGTCGCGGACGCCAACGCCAAGGCGGACCGGATCCGTTCGGAATCCGAGCGGGAGCTCGCGGCCCTCACCAACCGCCGCGACTCGATCAACGCGCAGCTGACGAACGTCCGCGAGATGCTGGCGACGCTGACCGGTGCGGCCGTGGCCGCCGCCGGCTCGCCCGTCGACGACGAGCCCGTCTCGCGCGGCGTTCCGGCGCAGCAGACCCGCTAG
- a CDS encoding ABC transporter ATP-binding protein, producing the protein MIELAELTKRYGSKVAVDHLSFQVRPGVVTGFLGPNGAGKSTTMRMLLDLDNPTSGTVLIDGKHYRELAEPLKYIGALLDAKAMHGGRTAYNNLLCLAQSNRIPASRVAEVLDTVGLTAVAKKKTKGFSLGMGQRLGIASALLGDPEILMFDEPVNGLDPEGIHWIRNLMKQLAAEGRTIFVSSHLMSEMALTADHLIVIGQGRLLADTSMADFIRENSRSFVRLRSPQWERLLDVLDQAGIPFLQTGDGAIEIDNGKIETLGELAARNQLVLHELSAQQASLEEAFMQMTAGSVEYHAHGATTSGAPPVAPDWGARPTPNWGEPAQDKEA; encoded by the coding sequence ATGATCGAGCTAGCGGAGCTCACCAAGCGCTATGGCAGCAAGGTGGCGGTCGACCACCTGTCCTTCCAGGTCAGGCCAGGGGTGGTGACGGGCTTCCTCGGACCGAACGGGGCCGGGAAGTCGACGACCATGCGGATGCTCCTCGATCTCGACAACCCGACCAGTGGCACCGTGCTCATCGACGGCAAGCACTACCGCGAACTCGCCGAGCCGCTGAAGTACATCGGGGCGTTGCTCGACGCCAAGGCGATGCACGGCGGCCGGACCGCGTACAACAACCTGCTGTGCCTGGCGCAGTCCAACCGGATCCCGGCCTCGCGGGTCGCGGAGGTCCTGGACACGGTGGGTCTGACGGCGGTGGCGAAGAAGAAGACGAAGGGTTTCTCGCTGGGTATGGGCCAGCGGCTGGGAATCGCCTCGGCGTTGCTCGGCGATCCGGAGATCCTGATGTTCGACGAACCCGTCAATGGTCTGGACCCCGAGGGAATTCACTGGATCCGCAATCTGATGAAGCAGCTCGCAGCCGAAGGGCGAACGATCTTCGTTTCGTCTCACCTGATGAGCGAAATGGCGCTCACGGCGGATCACTTGATCGTTATTGGCCAGGGGCGACTGCTCGCCGATACATCGATGGCGGATTTCATCAGGGAGAACTCGCGGAGTTTCGTGCGGCTGCGCTCGCCGCAGTGGGAGCGCCTCCTCGACGTACTGGACCAGGCCGGCATCCCCTTCCTCCAGACCGGCGACGGCGCCATCGAAATCGACAACGGCAAGATCGAGACACTGGGTGAACTCGCCGCCCGCAACCAGCTCGTGCTGCACGAACTCTCCGCCCAGCAGGCCTCCCTGGAAGAGGCGTTCATGCAGATGACAGCGGGTTCGGTGGAGTACCACGCACACGGCGCCACCACCTCCGGCGCCCCGCCCGTCGCGCCCGACTGGGGTGCCCGGCCGACACCGAACTGGGGCGAGCCCGCCCAGGACAAGGAGGCCTGA
- a CDS encoding ABC transporter permease, whose translation MASPAAVLKSEWTKIRTVSSTTWTLACALIVTVAIGAALCALMKSQFDDLQPAEKLTFDPTFISFSGMILGQLAMVVFGVLVVGTEYSSGMIRSSLAAVPQRATFLFSKVTVATVLALVVGMVTSFVAFFLGQALLGPHRTTIGEPNVLRAVFGAGLYMALIALFSMGVATMLRSSMLSLGILMPFFFLISQILSAVPGAKNVARYFPDRAGSQIMQVLPDAMNSDRAPYGPWGGLGIMVLWVIAALAGGYLVLKKRDA comes from the coding sequence ATGGCATCGCCAGCCGCGGTCCTGAAGTCCGAGTGGACCAAGATCCGTACGGTCTCCTCCACCACCTGGACGCTGGCCTGCGCCCTGATCGTGACGGTCGCGATCGGCGCGGCGCTCTGCGCGCTGATGAAGTCGCAGTTCGACGACCTCCAACCGGCGGAGAAGCTCACCTTCGACCCGACCTTCATCAGCTTCTCGGGGATGATCCTCGGCCAGCTGGCGATGGTCGTCTTCGGTGTGCTCGTGGTCGGCACCGAGTACAGCTCGGGCATGATCCGTTCCTCGCTCGCCGCGGTACCGCAGCGCGCCACCTTCCTCTTCTCGAAGGTGACCGTCGCCACCGTGCTGGCGCTGGTGGTGGGCATGGTGACCAGCTTCGTGGCGTTCTTCCTCGGCCAGGCGCTGCTCGGCCCGCACCGCACCACCATCGGCGAGCCCAACGTGCTGCGCGCGGTCTTCGGCGCCGGTCTCTACATGGCGCTGATCGCGCTGTTCTCCATGGGTGTCGCCACGATGCTGCGCAGCTCGATGCTGTCGCTCGGCATCCTGATGCCGTTCTTCTTCCTGATCTCGCAGATCCTGTCGGCCGTGCCGGGCGCCAAGAACGTGGCCCGCTACTTCCCGGACCGGGCCGGTTCGCAGATCATGCAGGTGCTCCCGGACGCCATGAACAGCGATCGGGCGCCGTACGGGCCCTGGGGCGGCCTGGGCATCATGGTGCTGTGGGTGATCGCGGCGCTGGCGGGCGGCTATCTCGTACTGAAGAAGCGGGACGCCTGA